One window from the genome of Moorena sp. SIOASIH encodes:
- a CDS encoding response regulator produces the protein MTTDKVLTTDKLAQQIQACATEQLTGWLEIEDPQGQQWSLSFHLGRLTGGASKMHPIRRWCRQLSVHCPELSAFPVCQGSSAQPVYWDYKSLAELVRQGKVPLKQMRSVVVGNCTEIVFDIIQRQEQLRCGSSEQLTYRQIPQETIDSTSDSTLVVIRASQIMQQATLAWEPWQEAGLVDISPSLAPVIWDADKLRQQTSLLAYHNLTTLVDGDRTLRDLALKLKQNLLAVTQSIMPYIRVQVMGLISVGDFRCDTHFNQATNPMPETAGRKGGPVQTLPASPLVVYIEDSQIDRLTMSQILANAGYRFINVRDPIKALPTLLKHKPQLIFLDLVMPVLNGYEVCAQIRRVSVFQDTPVIMVTSNDGIVDRVRAKMVGSTDFLAKPITRSKVLTILQRHLGVSRNILSG, from the coding sequence ATGACGACTGACAAAGTATTGACTACCGACAAACTGGCACAACAGATTCAAGCTTGCGCAACGGAGCAATTGACTGGTTGGTTGGAGATTGAAGATCCCCAAGGTCAGCAGTGGAGTCTTTCTTTCCACTTGGGTCGTTTGACTGGGGGTGCTAGTAAAATGCATCCCATTCGCCGTTGGTGTCGGCAGTTGTCTGTACACTGCCCAGAACTATCAGCATTTCCTGTGTGTCAGGGGTCGTCAGCTCAGCCGGTGTATTGGGATTACAAATCTCTAGCAGAACTAGTCAGACAGGGGAAAGTACCGCTAAAACAGATGAGGTCGGTTGTTGTTGGCAACTGTACAGAAATAGTTTTCGATATCATCCAACGGCAGGAACAACTCCGCTGTGGTTCATCAGAGCAATTAACTTACAGGCAGATTCCTCAAGAGACTATTGATTCAACCTCTGATTCAACGTTGGTAGTAATTCGAGCTTCACAGATAATGCAACAGGCAACCCTTGCTTGGGAGCCTTGGCAAGAGGCTGGTTTGGTAGATATTTCCCCTTCTTTGGCTCCGGTGATCTGGGATGCTGACAAATTGCGACAGCAGACCTCATTACTGGCCTACCACAACCTAACTACCTTAGTGGATGGCGATCGCACTTTGAGGGATTTAGCTCTCAAGTTGAAACAGAATCTTTTGGCTGTGACCCAATCAATCATGCCCTATATCCGAGTACAGGTGATGGGTCTGATCTCGGTTGGGGACTTCCGCTGTGATACTCACTTTAATCAAGCCACTAACCCAATGCCAGAAACTGCCGGAAGGAAAGGAGGACCTGTTCAGACATTACCAGCTAGTCCCTTGGTAGTTTATATCGAAGACAGCCAAATCGATCGGTTGACCATGAGTCAAATTCTTGCCAATGCTGGCTATCGATTTATCAATGTTCGAGACCCCATCAAAGCCTTGCCGACTTTGCTAAAGCACAAACCACAGCTGATCTTCTTGGATTTGGTCATGCCAGTTTTAAACGGGTATGAAGTCTGTGCACAAATTCGTCGGGTTTCGGTGTTTCAAGACACACCAGTGATTATGGTCACCAGTAATGACGGAATTGTAGACCGAGTGCGGGCCAAGATGGTCGGTTCTACAGACTTTTTAGCAAAGCCTATTACTCGGTCAAAGGTATTGACAATTCTCCAGAGGCATCTCGGGGTTAGTCGTAATATCCTGTCCGGTTGA